A genome region from Hymenobacter tibetensis includes the following:
- the trpA gene encoding tryptophan synthase subunit alpha gives MNNRIQQAFQNKGKKLLNVYFTAGYPRLQDTVPVLKALTAAGADLIEIGMPFSDPLADGPVIQQSSTVALQNGMNMRVLFTQLKDIRTEVPETPILLMGYLNPVMQFGVENFCREAAAAGVDGVILPDLPLDDYVDEYQEIFRRYNLKPVFLITPQTAPSRIRRIDELTDSFLYLVSGPGTTGGANTQAAGVQDAYFQRIEDMQLRNPRLIGFGIADKASFQHACQYAEGAIIGSAFIKALENTEDAPAAAKQFVQSVLN, from the coding sequence ATGAACAACCGAATCCAACAAGCCTTCCAAAACAAAGGCAAGAAGCTGCTCAACGTCTACTTCACGGCGGGCTACCCGCGCCTGCAAGACACCGTGCCGGTGCTCAAAGCCCTAACCGCCGCCGGCGCTGACCTTATTGAAATCGGCATGCCGTTTTCTGATCCGCTGGCCGATGGCCCCGTGATTCAGCAGAGCAGCACGGTGGCGCTGCAAAACGGCATGAACATGCGCGTGCTTTTCACGCAGCTCAAAGACATTCGCACCGAAGTGCCCGAAACGCCTATTCTGCTGATGGGCTACCTCAACCCGGTGATGCAGTTTGGGGTGGAGAATTTCTGCCGCGAAGCCGCCGCCGCCGGGGTTGATGGGGTTATCCTGCCCGACTTGCCGCTTGATGATTACGTGGACGAGTACCAGGAAATCTTCCGGCGCTACAACCTGAAACCCGTGTTCCTGATTACCCCCCAAACGGCTCCTTCCCGTATCCGCCGCATCGACGAGCTGACAGATTCGTTTCTGTACCTCGTTTCCGGGCCGGGTACCACGGGCGGCGCCAACACCCAGGCCGCCGGCGTGCAGGATGCCTATTTCCAGCGCATTGAAGACATGCAGCTGCGCAACCCCCGCCTCATCGGCTTTGGTATTGCCGACAAAGCGTCTTTCCAACATGCCTGCCAATACGCGGAAGGCGCCATCATTGGGTCGGCCTTTATTAAGGCGCTGGAAAACACCGAGGATGCTCCCGCCGCAGCGAAGCAGTTTGTACAATCAGTTCTTAATTAG
- the aroF gene encoding 3-deoxy-7-phosphoheptulonate synthase, whose amino-acid sequence MIIQLDPHITEAAKADILAHIKAVKYKATDVTTQRAHYLVAIGKADFDLRTIGQLPGILDIHRVSDDYKLVSRKWRVRPTVLDLGDGVRIGEGSLTLAAGPCSIESEPQMELMMQHLLDNDVRIMRGGVFKPRSSPYSFRGLGMDGLKLFHQMARARGIKIITEVMQVSQVEQMHDYVDVFQVGARNTQNFNLLDALGGVDKPVMIKRGISGTLEELLSSAEYVFSGGNEKLILCERGIRTFETASRNTLDLNAVPILKEKTHLPVIVDPSHGIGIREYVPQMALAGVMAGADGIIYEAHEKPEEAASDGAQTLNFQESARLIRNLRKVYALREELE is encoded by the coding sequence ATGATAATTCAACTCGACCCCCACATCACGGAAGCTGCGAAGGCAGATATTTTAGCGCACATCAAGGCCGTGAAGTACAAAGCCACGGACGTAACCACGCAACGGGCGCACTACCTTGTGGCTATTGGTAAGGCTGATTTCGACTTGCGCACCATCGGCCAATTGCCCGGCATCCTGGATATTCATCGGGTATCCGACGACTACAAGCTGGTGAGCCGCAAGTGGCGCGTGCGCCCCACCGTGCTGGACCTCGGCGACGGGGTGCGCATTGGGGAAGGTAGCCTGACGCTGGCGGCCGGTCCGTGCAGCATCGAAAGCGAGCCGCAGATGGAGCTGATGATGCAGCACCTGCTTGACAACGATGTGCGTATCATGCGTGGGGGCGTGTTCAAGCCGCGTTCGTCGCCGTACTCGTTTCGGGGCTTGGGTATGGACGGGCTGAAGCTGTTTCATCAAATGGCTCGGGCGCGCGGCATCAAAATCATTACCGAGGTGATGCAGGTGTCGCAGGTAGAGCAGATGCACGACTACGTGGATGTGTTTCAGGTGGGCGCACGCAACACCCAGAACTTCAACCTGCTCGACGCGTTGGGCGGCGTGGACAAGCCCGTGATGATCAAGCGCGGTATTTCGGGCACGCTGGAAGAGTTGCTATCGTCGGCGGAATACGTGTTTTCGGGCGGCAACGAAAAGCTGATTTTGTGTGAGCGGGGTATTCGCACCTTCGAAACCGCCAGCCGCAACACCCTCGATTTGAACGCGGTGCCTATTCTAAAAGAGAAAACCCACCTGCCCGTCATCGTCGACCCTTCGCACGGTATCGGCATTCGGGAATATGTGCCGCAAATGGCCCTAGCTGGCGTAATGGCGGGCGCTGACGGTATTATCTACGAAGCCCACGAAAAACCTGAGGAAGCCGCTTCCGACGGGGCCCAGACCTTGAACTTCCAAGAATCAGCACGCCTGATTCGAAACTTGCGCAAGGTGTACGCGCTCCGCGAAGAACTGGAATAA
- a CDS encoding helix-turn-helix domain-containing protein, whose product MTFTFSAYSGLLLPFFLQGVVVSVVLLTRGRRHGTASDGWLALLLLLHTVRLAQWMLGFGGWYDAHNALSTFMFYFPFGNSLAIGPTLYFYFRSLTNQEFRFGRREMLHFLPALLYLGWRAVAFGVDVGWTHGVRGIPFPYHFGTKGLLAAMQEGVSFWVEALGYVSVAWYAWLTLREYQQYRRYINDYFSDTEQIRFIWLRNLLVAMLLGVSVTFLFSVVNVSVMQLNYYQAWYEFLATGILIYFLSIAGLLTHDRLAAPLHFRLATVATESLPAHVSSGLLPRQQPETLLASEQAISATSSRPLVAHDAEHASVVLFAEPATEVLPAAPIAPPNEATDPELARWAVRLTDLMATDQPYLAPNLTLPELATRLGTNTSVLSRVINTGFNQNFNDYVNEYRVCEAERRLRDPRFQHYTLLAVALESGFNSKSTFNRVFKKLRGSTPSEVAAGLNS is encoded by the coding sequence ATGACCTTCACCTTTAGCGCCTATAGTGGTTTGCTGCTGCCTTTCTTTCTGCAAGGAGTGGTGGTGAGCGTGGTGCTGCTGACGCGCGGCCGACGGCATGGTACGGCCTCGGATGGGTGGCTGGCACTGCTGCTGTTGCTGCACACCGTGCGGCTGGCGCAATGGATGCTCGGGTTTGGCGGTTGGTACGATGCGCACAACGCCTTGTCGACCTTTATGTTCTACTTCCCCTTCGGGAATTCACTGGCGATAGGGCCAACGCTCTACTTTTATTTCCGCAGCCTCACCAACCAGGAGTTTCGGTTTGGGCGGCGCGAAATGCTCCATTTCCTACCGGCGCTCTTGTATCTGGGGTGGCGGGCGGTGGCCTTCGGCGTGGACGTGGGCTGGACACACGGGGTGCGCGGTATACCTTTTCCGTATCATTTCGGCACCAAGGGCCTGCTGGCAGCCATGCAAGAGGGCGTGAGCTTCTGGGTGGAGGCACTGGGCTACGTATCGGTGGCGTGGTATGCCTGGCTGACACTGCGCGAGTACCAACAGTACCGCCGCTACATCAACGACTATTTCTCCGACACCGAGCAGATTCGGTTTATATGGCTACGTAATTTGCTGGTGGCCATGCTGCTGGGCGTGAGCGTCACCTTTCTGTTCTCGGTGGTGAATGTGAGCGTGATGCAACTCAATTATTACCAGGCTTGGTATGAGTTTCTGGCTACCGGCATCCTGATTTACTTTCTGAGTATTGCCGGCCTGCTGACGCATGACCGGCTGGCCGCTCCCCTGCATTTTCGCCTTGCTACGGTAGCAACAGAGAGCTTGCCTGCACACGTGTCATCGGGCTTGTTACCCAGGCAACAGCCGGAAACGCTGCTTGCTTCTGAGCAGGCAATTAGTGCAACTTCCTCGCGTCCGCTAGTGGCCCATGACGCAGAACACGCGTCTGTTGTGCTTTTCGCAGAGCCTGCCACGGAGGTACTGCCTGCTGCGCCGATAGCGCCGCCCAACGAAGCCACCGACCCGGAACTGGCCCGGTGGGCAGTTCGCCTCACCGACCTCATGGCTACCGACCAACCCTACCTGGCACCCAACCTGACGCTGCCGGAACTGGCAACTCGGCTAGGCACGAATACCTCGGTGCTGTCCCGGGTTATTAATACCGGTTTCAACCAGAACTTCAACGACTATGTGAACGAGTACCGGGTGTGCGAAGCCGAGCGGCGTCTGCGCGACCCACGCTTCCAGCATTATACGCTGCTGGCCGTGGCGCTGGAATCGGGCTTCAATTCCAAGTCCACTTTCAACAGGGTGTTTAAAAAGCTGCGTGGGTCAACACCGAGCGAGGTGGCAGCAGGGCTCAATTCATAA